One Bombus pyrosoma isolate SC7728 linkage group LG9, ASM1482585v1, whole genome shotgun sequence genomic window carries:
- the LOC122570509 gene encoding spectrin beta chain isoform X6, protein MRTGTSYAGVGRRRMRSVSCAPVECVDGFVWIVIGGFWCTSAGFYASTGIKRCRRVSSREGERELVQKKTFQKWVNSHLVRCSCRIGDLYVDLRDGKMLIKLLEILSGERLPRPTKGKMRIHCLENVDKALQFLREQRVHLENMGSHDIVDGNPRLSLGLIWTIILRFQIQDITIEETDNQETKSAKDALLLWCQMKTAGYHNVNVRNFTTSWRDGLAFNAIIHKHRPDLIQFDKLSKSNAIYNLNNAFNVAEDKLGLTKLLDAEDIFVDHPDEKSIITYVVTYYHYFSKMKQETVQGKRIGKVVGIAMENDRMIHEYESLTSDLLRWIEGTIEALGDRRFANSLVGVQSQLSQFSNYRTVEKPPKFVEKGNLEVLLFTLQSKMRANNQKPYTPKEGKMISDINKAWERLEKAEHERELALREELIRQEKLEQLAARFNRKASMRETWLSENQRLVSQDNFGFDLAAVEAAAKKHEAIETDIFAYEERVQAVMAVSQELEAENYHDIERINARKDNVLRLWNYLLELLRARRMRLELSLQLQQNFQEMLYILDSMEEIKMRLLTDDYGKHLMGVEDLLQKHSLVEADINVLGERVKAVVQQSQRFLEHGEGYRPCDPTIIVERVQQLEDAYAELVRLAVERRARLEESRKLWQFYWDMADEENWIKEKEQIVSTGDIGHDLTTINLLLSKHKALENEIQSHEPQLMSVAAVGDELVRQKHFGSDRIQERLQEILGMWNHLLDLAAFRRKRLEEAVDYHQLFADADDIDIWMLDTLRLVSSEDVGRDEANVQSLLKKHKDVTDELKNYATTIDQLRQQASSLGEQDAKSPEVLERLDSIDSRYKELMELAKLRKQRLLDALSLYKLFSESDGVEQWIGEKNRMLETMVPAKDIEDVEIMKHRYNGFEKEMYANASRVAVVNQLARQLLHVEHPNSEQIVARQNELNQKWAELREKAENKRDELNSAHGVQTFHIECRETVSWIEDKKRILQQTDSLEMDLTGVMTLQRRLSGMERDLAAIQAKLDALEMEAQNIQQQNLEDPEVIKGRIDQIHTIWEQLTQMLKERDAKLEEAGDLHRFLRDLDHFQAWLRRTQTDVASEDTPTTLADAEKLLTQHQNIKEEIDNYTDDYQKMMEYGERLTSEAGDGDTQYMFLRERLNALKMGWEDLRQMWVNRKILLSNSLNLQIFDRDARQAEVLLSQQEHILAKDETPANFEQAEHMIKRHEAFMNTMDANDEKINSVVQFAGRLVDEGHFAADKVKKKAESINERRRINREKANQYMEKLKDQLQLQMFLQDCEELGEWVQEKHITAQDETYRSAKTVHSKWTRHQAFEAEIASNKDRLQQLQQAAEELIQQKPDLAEIIKPKVAELADQFEELETTTHDKGERLFDANREVLIHQTCDDIDSWMNELEKQIESTDTGSDLASVNILMQKQQMIETQMAVKARQVTELDKQAEHLQRTVPDDKMEEIKCKKEKVAQRFAQLKAPLIDRQRQLEKKKEAFQFRRDVEDEKLWIAEKMPQATSTEYGNSLFNVHMLKKKNQSLRTEIENHEPRINLVCNNGQKLIDEGHEDSPEFQKLIPELTEKWKELKHAVDDRNKHLLQNEKAQQYFFDATEAESWMSEQELYMMVEDRGKDEISAQNLMKKHESLEHAMEDYAETIRQLGETARQLINDQHPLVDQIAVKQSQVDKLYAGLKDLAGERRAKLDDALQLFMLNREVDDLEQWIAERELVAGSHELGQDYDHVTLLWERFKEFARDTEAIGSERVAAVNGIADSLMASGHSDAATIAEWEDGLNEVWQDLLELIETRTQMLEASKELHKFFHDCKDVLGRILEKQNAMSDELGRDAGSVSALQRKHANFMQDLSTLQSQVSQIQEESATLQASYCGDKAREITNREGEVVAAWNNLQSLCDGRRTKLEDTGDLFRFFNMVRTLMIWMDDVVRQMNTSEKPRDVAGVELLMNNHQSLKAEIDAREDNLMACINLGKDLLARNHYASSQIKEKLAALTDHRNALLHRWEERWENLQLILEVYQFARDAAVAEAWLVAQEPYLMSQELGHTIDEVENLIKKHEAFEKSAAAQEERFSALHRLTTFELKEMKRREQEREEEERRKKEEAAAAEAARLAKATPVTSPDEPPSERAEAEGVPTGERPAGEDESHAPKGGSGSESGTLRRKERSRSKSPFRSFRWRKSAKSPSLDRSGVSDDERSISEQRSPTDDEFEGVLQRKHEWESTTKKASNRSWHKVYMVVRGQSLFVYTDQKSYKAAPDQPYKGESPLDIRGATITVASDYTKKKHVFRVKSQSGSDFLFQAKDDAEMNDWVTVLNQAAQGTSGAGTSRAHTLPAPTQAETKRRSFFTLKKN, encoded by the exons GTGAACGTGAATTGGTACAAAAGAAGACTTTCCAAAAATGGGTCAATTCCCACCTGGTTCGGTGTTCATGCCGAATCGGCGATCTATACGTCGATCTTCGAGATGGCAAAATGCTCATCAAGCTTCTCGAGATTCTCTCCGGAGAACGTTTACCACGACCtacgaaaggaaaaatgcGAATCCATTGTCTAGAAAACGTCGATAAAGCGTTGCAATTCCTTCGGGAGCAACGAGTGCATCTAGAAAATATGGGATCTCACGACATAGTCGATGGAAATCCTCGTTTGAGTCTTGGTCTCATCTGGACCATCATTCTGCGATTCCAAATTCAAGACATTACCATCGAAGAAACGGACAATCAAGAAACGAAATCAGCGAAAGACGCTCTACTGCTTTGGTGTCAAATGAAAACTGCTGGATATCACAATGTAAATGTACGAAATTTCACTACATCCTGGCGCGATGGTTTGGCCTTCAACGCCATCATCCATAAACACCGTCCGGATTTGATCCAGTTCGACAAACTTTCCAAATCAAATGCtatctataatttaaacaaCGCGTTCAATGTAGCCGAAGACAAGCTTGGTCTGACGAAACTTTTAGATGCTGAAGACATATTCGTCGATCATCCTGACGAAAAATCAATCATCACTTATGTAGTCACGTATTATCATTACTTTTCAAAGATGAAACAGGAGACCGTGCAAGGTAAAAGAATAGGCAAAGTGGTTGGTATTGCCATGGAGAATGACCGTATGATACACGAGTACGAAAGTTTAACCAGTGACCTATTGAGATGGATAGAAGGCACCATAGAGGCTTTAGGTGATCGTCGGTTTGCTAACTCTTTAGTAGGAGTGCAATCTCAGCTCTCCCAATTCTCTAATTATCGTACTGTAGAGAAACCTCCGAAGTTTGTCGAGAAAGGCAATCTGGAGGTGCTGCTGTTCACTTTACAGTCGAAGATGCGAGCCAATAATCAAAAACCGTATACGCCTAAAGAGGGTAAGATGATCTCGGACATTAACAAAGCGTGGGAGAGGCTAGAAAAGGCGGAACACGAGCGTGAATTGGCTCTGCGTGAAGAATTGATTCGTCAGGAGAAATTGGAACAACTAGCAGCGAGATTCAACCGAAAGGCTAGCATGAGAGAGACCTGGTTGTCCGAGAATCAACGTTTGGTTTCTCAGGATAATTTCGGTTTCGATTTAGCTGCTGTGGAAGCTGCAGCCAAGAAGCACGAGGCCATCGAGACAGACATCTTTGCGTATGAAGAACGAGTTCAAGCTGTTATGGCTGTTTCACAGGAATTGGAAGCTGAGAATTATCACGATATCGAACGTATTAATGCTCGGAAAGACAATGTTCTTAGATTGTGGAATTATCTTCTCGAATTGCTTCGTGCTAGAAGGATGAGATTAGAGTTGTCCTTGCAGCTCCAACAGAACTTCCAAGAGATGCTGTACATTCTAGACAGtatggaagaaataaaaatgcgcCTGTTGACCGACGATTATGGAAAGCACTTGATGGGCGTCGAGGATCTTTTGCAGAAACATTCTCTGGTAGAAGCTGATATCAACGTGTTGGGCGAAAGAGTGAAAGCTGTCGTTCAACAGAGCCAGAGATTCTTAGAACACGGAGAAGGTTATCGACCTTGTGATCCAACCATCATTGTTGAACGCGTACAACAGCTCGAAGACGCGTACGCTGAATTAGTACGCCTGGCAGTTGAACGCAGAGCCAGATTGGAAGAGTCTCGTAAATTGTGGCAGTTCTATTGGGACATGGCCGACGAGGAGAATTGGATAAAGGAGAAGGAACAGATCGTATCGACTGGAGACATTGGTCACGATTTGACGACTATAAATCTGCTGTTGTCCAAACACAAAGCACTGGAGAATGAAATCCAGTCTCATGAACCGCAATTGATGTCTGTGGCTGCTGTTGGAGATGAACTGGTTCGTCAGAAACACTTTGGTTCTGATAGGATCCAGGAGAGGCTCCAAGAAATTCTGGGAATGTGGAATCATCTCCTGGATTTGGCCGCTTTCAGAAGGAAGCGCTTGGAGGAGGCTGTAGACTATCATCAACTGTTTGCAGATGCCGATGACATTGATATTTGGATGCTGGATACATTACGACTCGTCTCATCAGAAGACGTTGGCAGAGACGAAGCCAATGTCCAATCGTTGTTGAAGAAACACAAAGATGTGACAGATGAACTCAAGAACTACGCTACAACTATCGATCAGCTTCGTCAGCAGGCATCGTCTCTTGGTGAGCAGGATGCTAAGTCACCGGAGGTGCTGGAAAGACTGGACTCCATAGACTCCAGATACAAGGAACTTATGGAACTCGCCAAGCTTCGCAAACAGAGATTGTTGGATGCATTATCGTTGTACAAATTGTTCAGCGAGTCAGACGGAGTGGAGCAATGGATCGGTGAGAAGAATAGGATGTTGGAGACTATGGTACCAGCGAAGGATATCGAAGACGTTGAGATTATGAAGCACAGATACAATGGTTTCGAAAAGGAAATGTATGCCAACGCTTCGCGAGTTGCTGTGGTCAATCAACTCGCAAGACAATTATTGCACGTTGAACATCCCAATTCTGAGCAGATTGTTGCACGTCAGAACGAGTTGAACCAGAAATGGGCCGAGCTCCGCGAGAAAGCAGAGAACAAACGTGACGAATTGAACTCTGCTCATGGCGTACAGACCTTCCACATTGAATGCCGCGAAACAGTATCTTGGATCGAGGATAAGAAACGTATCCTTCAACAAACAGACAGTTTAGAAATGGATCTGACTGGAGTCATGACCTTGCAACGTCGACTAAGTGGAATGGAGCGCGACTTGGCAGCCATCCAGGCTAAATTGGACGCCTTGGAAATGGAGGCTCAGAATATCCAACAACAGAATCTGGAAGATCCTGAGGTGATTAAGGGAAGGATTGATCAGATACACACTATTTGGGAGCAGTTGACACAGATGTTGAAGGAACGTGATGCAAAATTGGAAGAAGCAGGTGATCTTCACAGATTCCTCAGAGATTTGGATCACTTCCAGGCTTGGTTACGCAGGACACAAACTGATGTGGCCAGTGAAGATACTCCAACTACCTTGGCTGATGCTGAGAAACTCTTGACACAGCACCAGAATATTAAGGAAGAGATTGATAATTATACCGATGACTACCAGAAGATGATGGAGTACGGCGAAAGATTGACCAGTGAAGCTGGTGATGGTGATACACAGTACATGTTCCTTAGGGAGAGATTAAACGCCCTGAAGATGGGCTGGGAAGATTTACGCCAGATGTGGGTCAATAGAAAGATCTTACTGTCTAATTCTCTTAATCTGCAAATCTTCGATCGCGACGCACGACAGGCAGAAGTGCTTTTGTCCCAGCAAGAGCACATTCTCGCTAAGGATGAAACGCCGGCGAACTTCGAACAAGCGGAGCACATGATCAAACGTCACGAGGCGTTCATGAACACGATGGACGCGAACGACGAGAAAATCAACTCCGTGGTGCAGTTTGCCGGACGACTTGTCGACGAGGGCCACTTCGCGGCGGACAAAGTCAAGAAGAAGGCAGAGAGCATTAACGAGCGTCGTCGAATAAACCGAGAGAAGGCGAATCAGTATATGGAGAAACTCAAGGATCAGTTACAGTTGCAGATGTTCTTACAGGATTGCGAAGAATTGGGAGAATGGGTTCAGGAGAAGCATATCACCGCTCAAGATGAAACCTATAGAAGTGCCAAGACGGTGCATAGCAAGTGGACAAGGCACCAGGCGTTTGAGGCTGAAATCGCGAGTAATAAGGATCGTTTGCAGCAATTACAACAGGCTGCTGAAGAATTGATTCAACAGAAGCCTGATCTAGCTGAGATCATCAAGCCTAAAGTGGCAGAATTGGCTGACCAGTTCGAGGAACTTGAGACCACTACTCATGACAAAGGTGAACGCCTGTTCGACGCCAATCGTGAAGTCCTTATTCATCAGACTTGCGACGATATTGATTCTTGGATGAACGAACTGGAGAAACAGATTGAAAGCACGGATACTGGTTCTGATTTGGCATCGGTGAATATCTTGATGCAGAAGCAACAAATGATCGAAACTCAGATGGCTGTGAAAGCCAGACAGGTTACCGAGTTGGACAAACAGGCTGAACACTTGCAACGTACGGTGCCTGACGACAAGATGGAGGAGATCAAATGCAAGAAGGAGAAGGTGGCTCAGAGATTCGCCCAACTGAAGGCACCATTAATCGATCGTCAACGTCAGttagagaagaagaaggaagctTTCCAATTCAGGCGCGACGTGGAAGACGAGAAGCTCTGGATCGCCGAGAAGATGCCTCAGGCTACCAGTACGGAGTATGGAAATTCATTGTTCAACGTGCACATGCTTAAGAAGAAGAACCAGTCTCTGCGTACTGAGATAGAGAACCATGAACCTAGAATCAATCTGGTCTGCAACAATGGACAGAAACTTATAGACGAGGGCCACGAGGATAGTCCTGAGTTCCAGAAATTGATACCCGAGTTAACCGAGAAATGGAAGGAGTTGAAGCATGCTGTAGACGACAGGAACAAGCATCTCTTGCAGAACGAAAAGGCACAGCAGTACTTCTTTGACGCGACAGAAGCGGAATCTTGGATGAGCGAGCAAGAATTGTATATGATGGTAGAAGACCGTGGCAAGGACGAAATTTCAGCCCAGAACTTGATGAAGAAACACGAATCTTTGGAGCATGCCATGGAAGATTATGCAGAGACCATCCGGCAGCTTGGAGAAACCGCCAGGCAGCTCATTAACGATCAACATCCTCTTGTTGACCAGATTGCTGTGAAACAATCACAAGTAGACAAACTGTACGCTGGTTTGAAAGATCTTGCTGGTGAACGTCGAGCTAAATTAGACGACGCTCTTCAGTTGTTCATGCTGAACAGAGAAGTGGACGATCTTGAGCAGTGGATCGCAGAAAGAGAATTGGTGGCTGGAAGCCACGAATTGGGTCAGGATTACGATCATGTGACGCTCCTTTGGGAGAGGTTCAAAGAGTTTGCTCGAGATACCGAGGCGATAGGTTCGGAAAGAGTGGCGGCGGTGAATGGAATTGCAGATTCTCTAATGGCAAGTGGTCACTCCGATGCTGCTACTATTGCAGAATGGGAGGATGGTTTGAACGAAGTCTGGCAAGATCTGCTAGAATTAATCGAGACTCGTACGCAAATGCTGGAAGCTAGTAAAGAACTGCACAAGTTCTTCCACGATTGCAAAGACGTGCTTGGAAGAATCTTGGAGAAACAGAACGCTATGTCTGACGAATTAGGTCGCGACGCTGGCTCAGTCTCAGCTCTGCAGAGGAAGCACGCCAACTTTATGCAGGATTTATCCACGTTGCAGAGCCAGGTGTCGCAGATCCAAGAGGAATCTGCTACGTTACAGGCTAGTTATTGCGGAGACAAGGCTAGAGAGATCACTAATCGTGAAGGAGAGGTAGTTGCTGCTTGGAACAATCTTCAATCGCTTTGCGATGGTAGAAGAACGAAACTGGAGGATACCGGTGATCTGTTCCGATTCTTCAACATGGTTAGGACTCTGATGATTTGGATGGACGATGTAGTTCGTCAGATGAACACTTCGGAGAAACCTCGCGACGTTGCTGGAGTGGAGTTACTAATGAACAATCATCAAAGTTTGAAAGCCGAAATAGATGCTAGGGAGGACAATCTGATGGCGTGTATCAATCTTGGGAAAGACTTGTTAGCCAGGAACCACTATGCTAGTAGCCAGATTAAGGAGAAATTGGCAGCTTTAACTGATCACAGAAACGCGTTGCTGCATAGATGGGAGGAACGTTGGGAGAATCTACAACTGa TTTTGGAGGTCTATCAATTCGCAAGAGACGCGGCGGTTGCTGAAGCATGGCTAGTCGCCCAAGAACCATACCTTATGAGTCAAGAACTTGGC CACACGATCGATGAAGTGGAGAATCTGATTAAGAAGCACGAAGCGTTTGAAAAATCGGCAGCTGCTCAGGAAGAGAGGTTTAGTGCCTTGCATCGACTCACTACG TTTGAGTTGAAAGAAATGAAGAGGAGAGAACAAgaacgagaggaagaagaaagacgcAAGAAGGAGGAGGCCGCAGCAGCCGAGGCAGCTCGATTAGCTAAAGCAACACCAGTAACTAGTCCAGACGAACCACCGAGTGAAAG aGCCGAAGCAGAAGGTGTACCAACTGGAGAACGTCCCGCCGGAGAAGACGAATCACATG CTCCGAAAGGTGGAAGCGGTTCCGAGTCTGGTACTTTAAGACGTAAGGAACGTAGTCGCAGCAAGTCGCCGTTCAGGAGTTTCCGCTGGAGAAAGTCCGCCAAGTCGCCGAGTTTAGATCGAAGTGGCGTGAGTGACGATGAGCGCAGCATTTCCG AACAACGAAGTCCCACCGATGATGAATTCGAGGGCGTGTTGCAACGAAAGCACGAATGGGAGAGCACAACGAAGAAGGCGTCTAATCGGTCCTGGCACAAAGTGTACATGGTCGTTCGTGGACAGAGTTTGTTTGTATATACCGACCAAAAATCATACAAGGCAGCGCCTGATCAACCGTACAAGGGAGAGTCTCCTCTGGACATTAGAGGAGCGACTATTACTGTGGCGAGCGATTACACTAAGAAGAAACATGTCTTCCGAGTAAA GTCACAAAGCGGATCAGACTTCCTATTCCAGGCTAAAGACGATGCTGAAATGAACGACTGGGTTACCGTGTTGAACCAAGCAGCACAGGGTACATCAGGTGCGGGTACGTCTAGGGCGCACACTCTACCCGCGCCTACACAAGCCGAGACCAAGCGGCGTAGTTTCTTCACTCTCAAGAAAAA CTAA